The Methanobacterium lacus genome includes a region encoding these proteins:
- a CDS encoding TolB family protein — protein sequence MYNKLGMVIITLIFAFVLCGAASAATLKTNHTVPTKTCTVGSSAYDQDYAAIDGSRVVWQQTDSSGHSSIYYKNVVTGYTGKVFNSNYNQFSPAISGTCVVWSQNKTKGIFSIYYKNMATGYCTGVMNSTFSQYAPSISGKTVVWVQNDTSGNFSVYYKNFSTGKYGKVSKNSQVVSRPSISGSRVVWSQVVASSTHAVVYEKNFSTGFYGQLSSSTQDQLNPVISGSRVVWVQISGNVGVIYMKNLSSGTISKVNPSSNLQYNVAVSDQRIIWTQIQGQSSVIYLKNLATGYLAPVVPVTQNPVDNAAISGVRIVWTEYKSDGHTVLYMKNLSTGYKGRVA from the coding sequence ATGTATAATAAATTGGGTATGGTTATAATAACTTTAATTTTTGCTTTTGTCTTGTGTGGAGCTGCTTCAGCAGCCACATTAAAGACCAATCATACAGTACCTACTAAAACATGTACAGTGGGTAGTTCTGCCTACGATCAGGATTATGCTGCCATAGATGGATCAAGAGTTGTTTGGCAGCAAACTGATTCATCGGGTCATTCATCAATTTACTACAAAAATGTTGTAACAGGTTACACTGGAAAGGTTTTTAATTCAAACTACAACCAGTTCTCACCTGCAATTTCTGGAACCTGTGTAGTGTGGTCTCAAAATAAGACAAAGGGAATTTTTTCAATTTACTATAAAAATATGGCCACAGGATACTGTACAGGAGTAATGAATTCCACATTCAGTCAGTACGCCCCATCAATATCTGGTAAAACTGTGGTGTGGGTTCAAAATGACACTTCAGGAAATTTTTCGGTATACTACAAAAACTTTTCAACAGGTAAATATGGAAAGGTTTCAAAGAATTCTCAAGTAGTATCAAGACCTTCCATTAGCGGATCAAGAGTTGTTTGGAGTCAAGTAGTCGCATCATCAACACATGCAGTTGTTTATGAAAAGAATTTTTCAACTGGATTCTATGGACAATTATCATCATCTACCCAGGACCAACTAAATCCAGTTATAAGTGGTTCAAGGGTTGTTTGGGTGCAAATATCAGGCAACGTTGGTGTAATTTACATGAAAAACCTTTCTTCAGGCACGATCAGCAAGGTTAACCCTTCATCAAATCTTCAATACAATGTTGCAGTGAGTGATCAAAGAATTATATGGACCCAAATTCAGGGACAAAGTTCAGTGATATACCTTAAAAATTTAGCAACAGGATACTTGGCACCTGTAGTTCCAGTTACTCAGAATCCAGTGGATAATGCAGCAATTTCAGGGGTTAGAATTGTCTGGACAGAGTACAAATCAGATGGTCACACAGTTCTCTACATGAAAAATCTTTCAACAGGTTACAAGGGTAGGGTTGCTTAA
- a CDS encoding ABC transporter ATP-binding protein: MNDNTIIKIKNLKKEYEDGSIIALNNVDLEIERGESVSIIGPSGSGKSTLLNMIGGLDKANEGQISVAGVNLMDNSDLSNFRSNEIGFVFQLHNLIPNLTVLENVQIPLLGTDIDDKKMEERALKLLKSVNLENKVDQKPTKLSGGERQRVAIARALVNHPSIILADEPTGALDSETQEVILKLLLDIHKKENVTLIMVTHEPYVAKQADRSIYVLDGKIKPT; this comes from the coding sequence ATGAATGATAACACCATAATCAAAATAAAAAATCTGAAAAAAGAATATGAAGACGGTTCAATCATCGCTTTAAACAATGTTGATCTCGAAATTGAAAGGGGGGAATCAGTATCCATCATAGGCCCCTCTGGATCTGGAAAATCAACGTTGCTAAATATGATAGGTGGACTTGACAAGGCAAATGAAGGTCAAATCAGTGTAGCAGGAGTAAATCTTATGGATAACAGTGATCTGAGCAACTTCAGATCGAATGAAATTGGATTTGTGTTCCAGCTGCACAACCTGATTCCAAATTTAACTGTCCTTGAAAATGTACAAATACCCCTCCTAGGAACAGACATCGATGATAAGAAGATGGAAGAAAGGGCTTTAAAACTTTTAAAGTCAGTTAACCTGGAAAATAAAGTAGATCAAAAACCAACAAAATTATCTGGTGGAGAAAGACAGCGTGTTGCAATTGCAAGGGCACTCGTCAACCATCCATCAATAATTTTGGCAGACGAACCTACAGGAGCTCTTGATTCTGAAACACAAGAAGTGATACTGAAACTTCTCCTAGACATTCATAAAAAAGAGAATGTAACCCTAATAATGGTTACACACGAACCATATGTAGCTAAACAGGCGGATAGAAGCATATATGTGTTAGATGGAAAAATTAAACCAACTTAA
- a CDS encoding transglutaminase domain-containing protein, with product MVVNVNTTTAASVNQTNGSSSVYKVGNNNTVSNITLTDTSKSTTPISKVTVNSTNKSKINSTMAAGEPVKVNGLTLTQMKDGISRAEAFYKKNGRLPNYLSFGTRNISITTFQKNIATQGLKINTTTTTKINGLTIAQIKDGISRAEAFYKKNGRLPNYLSFGTRNISITTFQKNVSTAGLKINTSGSGNKIDTSSVSALAASLKKGSSSQYQTAVNIFNWVRDHISYSFYYNSKYGASGTLKNRIGNCCDTANLMVALARAAGIQARYLHGTCKFSSGTWYGHVWAQLYVNGKWLNADGTSYKNSLGVVKNWNTATYTLHGIYQTLPF from the coding sequence TTGGTAGTAAATGTAAATACTACAACTGCAGCATCTGTAAATCAAACAAATGGGAGCAGTTCAGTTTATAAAGTTGGAAACAACAACACAGTATCCAATATAACATTAACTGACACTTCTAAATCAACAACCCCCATTTCTAAGGTTACAGTTAACTCAACAAACAAATCTAAAATAAACAGTACCATGGCGGCAGGAGAACCTGTGAAAGTTAATGGATTAACATTAACACAGATGAAAGATGGAATCTCTAGAGCCGAAGCATTTTACAAGAAAAACGGCAGATTACCCAACTACCTATCATTCGGAACCAGAAACATATCAATAACAACATTCCAAAAAAACATAGCAACACAGGGACTTAAAATCAACACAACAACAACTACAAAGATAAATGGATTGACAATTGCACAGATCAAAGATGGAATCTCTAGAGCCGAAGCATTTTACAAGAAAAACGGCAGATTACCCAACTACCTATCATTCGGAACCAGAAACATATCAATAACAACATTCCAAAAGAACGTTTCAACAGCGGGACTCAAGATCAACACAAGCGGCTCAGGCAACAAGATAGATACCAGTTCAGTATCTGCATTGGCAGCATCTCTCAAAAAAGGTTCATCATCCCAGTACCAAACTGCAGTTAATATATTCAACTGGGTCAGAGACCATATTAGCTACTCATTTTATTACAACAGTAAGTATGGAGCATCTGGAACATTGAAAAATAGAATTGGAAACTGCTGTGATACTGCAAACCTTATGGTGGCCTTGGCAAGAGCTGCAGGAATTCAAGCCAGATACTTACATGGAACCTGCAAATTTTCAAGTGGTACATGGTACGGACATGTATGGGCCCAGTTATATGTGAATGGTAAATGGCTCAATGCAGACGGTACAAGCTACAAAAACTCATTGGGAGTTGTTAAAAATTGGAACACAGCTACCTACACATTACATGGCATATACCAAACACTGCCATTTTAA
- a CDS encoding PepSY domain-containing protein, protein MKKAIAVTLVVVVAIIGVAMALNSTANSKNSTNNSTSSDTAKNVDVGNTSTNNNQSVDNMISSSEAQKKASEYINQTGAYAGTPKLVNQDGTMVYIVPVIYNGQTAGEIDIDAQTGRNLGGAGGI, encoded by the coding sequence ATGAAAAAAGCAATAGCTGTGACTTTGGTGGTTGTGGTGGCAATTATAGGGGTGGCAATGGCCTTAAATAGCACTGCAAATTCCAAGAATTCCACAAACAACTCAACGAGTTCAGATACAGCAAAAAATGTTGATGTTGGAAATACAAGTACCAACAACAACCAGAGTGTAGATAACATGATATCTTCATCAGAAGCTCAGAAAAAAGCAAGTGAATACATCAATCAGACTGGTGCATATGCCGGCACACCAAAACTCGTTAATCAAGACGGAACAATGGTTTATATTGTGCCTGTAATTTACAATGGACAAACAGCAGGTGAAATTGATATAGATGCACAAACAGGTCGTAACTTAGGAGGAGCTGGAGGAATATAA
- a CDS encoding ABC transporter permease: MAIIGIAIGVAAVVGLGMVTDNLSKSTENALTAGAGDFSVIAATGPNNGGGPPGGMGGDQVINQTKVTEISKITGVGSAVGVLRTSVDLSNSTNTTTNSTSGPSNFRSMTSIIGIDSSSISMDDIVVTNGTVYSNNNEVIIGKTAAQEMNKTVGDNISISNNTFKITGIYETGNFMDDRGIVMSLDSLQSLTNKTGEVSLIIVKANNGTDATSLATKIQNNYPNELTTSTSLSGMDRMNNGLDVINSGSWAVSLLAMLVGGIIVIITMLKAVAERTREIGVLRAVGWTQKRIIAMIMGESIVLSFIAIFVGLVIGVGIVELLSTTNILRGIMPAFSIFLFLKGIGVALLLGILGGIYPAYRASRLSPTEALRYE, from the coding sequence TTGGCCATTATTGGCATTGCCATTGGAGTTGCTGCAGTAGTGGGGCTTGGAATGGTCACTGACAACCTTTCTAAATCTACAGAAAATGCTTTAACAGCAGGTGCGGGTGATTTTTCAGTTATTGCTGCAACCGGACCAAATAATGGAGGGGGACCTCCCGGTGGTATGGGTGGTGATCAAGTCATTAACCAAACCAAGGTGACTGAGATAAGTAAGATAACGGGTGTAGGAAGTGCTGTGGGAGTGCTTAGAACATCGGTGGATCTAAGCAACAGCACCAACACAACTACAAATTCAACGTCCGGACCATCAAATTTCAGATCAATGACTTCCATCATAGGAATTGACAGCAGTTCAATAAGCATGGACGATATCGTTGTAACCAACGGCACAGTTTACTCAAACAACAACGAAGTCATAATAGGTAAAACAGCAGCACAGGAAATGAACAAAACTGTGGGTGACAACATCAGCATATCAAACAATACCTTTAAAATCACAGGTATCTACGAAACAGGTAACTTCATGGATGATAGGGGAATTGTGATGTCATTAGACAGCCTCCAAAGTTTAACCAATAAAACTGGAGAAGTATCGCTCATCATTGTAAAGGCAAATAACGGCACAGATGCAACGAGTCTTGCAACCAAAATCCAAAATAACTACCCCAACGAGTTAACAACCTCAACATCACTATCAGGAATGGATAGGATGAACAATGGTCTAGATGTGATAAATTCAGGTTCCTGGGCAGTATCACTACTTGCAATGCTGGTGGGTGGAATAATTGTAATTATAACCATGCTCAAAGCTGTTGCTGAAAGAACCAGAGAAATTGGAGTTTTAAGAGCTGTGGGATGGACACAAAAAAGGATAATTGCCATGATAATGGGAGAATCCATTGTACTGTCATTTATAGCTATTTTTGTCGGTCTGGTAATTGGAGTTGGAATAGTAGAACTTCTGAGCACAACCAATATTTTAAGGGGAATAATGCCGGCATTTTCAATATTCCTCTTCTTAAAGGGAATAGGAGTAGCTTTACTACTTGGAATCCTTGGAGGTATTTATCCAGCATACAGAGCAAGCAGATTATCACCTACAGAGGCGTTGCGTTATGAATGA
- a CDS encoding NosD domain-containing protein codes for MKRRLMGFKSQYLILLGIIFMVVVMFNIGNSSAANTTNLTGHHNGMVKVSSSNYFDPTNNRTKERFKSIDDAVNSENTIKGDTIIVGAGNYIENVNINKKISIVAFTNTNITAKNPDLPIFTISKNGSGTVIKGFNFVSDDPLVSNAILLNFANGCTLSENNFIDVPGISIKIQNSQNNTVSYSSFKDGMDGVDITNSKNIIIKGNSFSQLLQSIFISRSSYIQISNNNITNGRGSDYIVLDNCSKSIIEHNNLKTAINNPTAVNLIHTLNSENNVISYNYMKTLSTMSGMELQNSNSNQVLGNKITGPGTTGCGIQLVESDNNLIKNNVVATLFTGVRLISSLNNSVMNNTISKMGEDGISLFNCFGTEDLKNLVGYNNISSCLNGVQLELSFNNSLFNNTISNSVNNNIYSLNSECNTFYQNTLINAPTGIFFKNSDNCTVVSNFITSNIPDSCGVLLENSNSAASSAVKTVSASKHIIVGSIQVTTLPDIDVNFNRIICPVGIKNGNSMVTVNAGQNWWGSNHPTFTQLVSGKVKYPNWIYMTITTKTQRTILGSKLTVKTSFNNLYDGRTLKSFDKKLGYIPNGTINFFVTNLGKFEGNYVKTESANGEVVAIYSATKLGKATLTSTTDNQTLKSTLIIEPVLKVLNLNTITQRSSQNYNLIELYLNKAIYNYNSTWIELKQVSKPNQLISFKTRRDSTHIYLAPKTALKKGVTYKLIVHSNSIKDDTGNGLSTAYIKTFKL; via the coding sequence ATGAAAAGAAGACTCATGGGGTTCAAGAGTCAATACCTGATTTTATTGGGAATAATTTTCATGGTGGTGGTGATGTTCAACATTGGTAATTCAAGCGCAGCCAACACCACCAACTTAACAGGTCATCATAATGGAATGGTTAAAGTGTCCAGCTCTAATTATTTTGACCCAACCAACAATCGTACCAAAGAAAGGTTCAAATCGATTGATGATGCAGTAAACTCTGAAAATACCATAAAAGGGGACACAATAATTGTTGGAGCAGGAAACTACATAGAAAATGTTAATATCAACAAAAAAATCAGTATAGTGGCATTTACCAACACCAACATAACTGCAAAGAACCCTGACCTTCCAATATTCACAATTTCCAAAAATGGAAGTGGAACAGTTATCAAAGGGTTTAATTTCGTTTCAGATGACCCCCTAGTAAGTAACGCTATTTTATTAAATTTTGCCAACGGATGTACCTTGTCAGAAAACAACTTCATTGACGTACCAGGAATTTCCATAAAAATCCAAAATTCCCAAAACAACACAGTATCGTACAGCAGTTTCAAGGATGGAATGGACGGAGTAGACATTACAAACTCCAAAAATATTATAATTAAGGGGAACAGTTTCAGCCAGTTGCTTCAATCAATTTTCATAAGCAGATCATCTTACATCCAAATCTCCAACAACAACATCACAAACGGCCGTGGATCAGACTACATTGTGCTTGACAACTGTTCCAAATCAATTATAGAGCACAACAATTTAAAAACAGCAATAAACAATCCGACGGCTGTAAACTTAATTCACACACTTAATTCAGAAAACAACGTGATTTCATACAACTACATGAAAACCCTCAGTACCATGAGTGGTATGGAACTTCAAAATTCAAATTCTAACCAAGTGCTGGGAAACAAAATAACAGGACCCGGAACAACTGGTTGTGGAATTCAGCTGGTGGAATCTGACAACAACCTGATAAAAAATAATGTTGTGGCTACCTTGTTTACAGGTGTGAGATTGATTTCATCATTAAATAATTCTGTAATGAACAACACCATATCAAAAATGGGTGAAGATGGAATAAGTCTGTTCAATTGTTTTGGAACAGAAGATCTGAAAAACTTGGTAGGTTACAACAATATTTCAAGCTGTTTAAATGGTGTTCAACTGGAACTTTCATTCAACAATTCCTTATTCAACAACACAATCTCAAATAGCGTTAACAACAACATCTACTCATTGAACTCTGAATGTAACACATTCTACCAGAATACTCTTATAAATGCACCCACAGGAATATTTTTTAAAAATTCTGATAACTGTACAGTAGTATCAAACTTTATCACAAGCAACATTCCAGATTCATGTGGAGTACTGCTTGAAAACAGCAATTCAGCAGCTTCTAGCGCTGTTAAAACTGTGAGTGCATCGAAACACATTATTGTGGGTTCCATTCAAGTTACGACCCTTCCAGATATTGATGTTAACTTCAACAGAATAATTTGTCCTGTTGGAATTAAAAATGGAAACTCCATGGTAACTGTAAATGCAGGCCAGAATTGGTGGGGTTCAAACCACCCAACCTTCACCCAACTTGTTTCAGGAAAGGTGAAATATCCAAACTGGATCTACATGACAATCACAACAAAAACACAGCGAACAATTCTAGGTTCCAAATTAACTGTTAAAACCAGCTTTAACAATTTATACGATGGTAGAACCCTTAAATCATTCGATAAAAAACTTGGTTACATCCCAAACGGTACAATAAACTTTTTTGTAACCAACCTTGGCAAGTTTGAAGGAAACTACGTAAAAACAGAATCTGCAAATGGAGAGGTAGTTGCAATTTACAGTGCAACAAAATTGGGAAAAGCCACCTTAACATCCACAACAGACAATCAAACCCTAAAGAGTACATTAATAATAGAACCTGTTTTAAAGGTTTTAAATTTAAACACCATAACACAGCGAAGCTCACAAAACTATAACCTAATAGAGCTGTATTTAAACAAAGCAATCTATAATTACAACAGCACCTGGATCGAACTCAAACAAGTTTCAAAACCTAACCAACTAATAAGCTTCAAAACCCGTAGGGACAGTACCCACATTTACCTAGCTCCAAAAACTGCACTTAAAAAGGGAGTGACTTACAAATTGATAGTTCACTCCAACAGCATCAAAGACGACACTGGAAACGGACTTTCAACTGCCTACATAAAAACTTTTAAGCTGTAG